One Sus scrofa isolate TJ Tabasco breed Duroc chromosome 1, Sscrofa11.1, whole genome shotgun sequence DNA segment encodes these proteins:
- the C1H15orf61 gene encoding uncharacterized protein C15orf61 homolog, which produces MEALRRAHEAVLRLLLFRPWASDAASRLKPRASEVLTRHLLQRRLPHWTSFCVPYSAVRNDQFGLSHFNWPVQGANYHVLRTGCFPFIKYHCSKAPWQDLARQDRFFTALKVINLGIPTLLYGLGSWLFARVTETVHTSYGPITVYFLNKEDEGAMY; this is translated from the exons ATGGAGGCCCTCCGAAGGGCTCACGAGGCCGTGCTACGGCTGCTGCTCTTCCGCCCCTGGGCCTCCGATGCTGCCTCCCGCCTGAAGCCCCGCGCCTCGGAGGTGCTGACCCGGCACCTGCTACAGCGGCGCCTGCCGCACTGGACATCCTTCTGCGTGCCCTACAGCGCAGTCCGCAACGACCAGTTCGGCCTCTCGCACTTCAATTGGCCGGTGCAGGGCGCCAACTACCACGTCCTGCGCACCGGCTGCTTCCCCTTCATCAAGTACCATTGCTCCAAGGCCCCTTGGCAGGACCTGGCCCGGCAGGACCGGTTCTTCACGGCGCTCAAGGTCATCAACCTCG gTATTCCAACTTTATTATATGGACTTGGCTCCTGGTTATTTGCTAGAGTCACAGAGACTGTGCACACCAGTTATGGACCAATAACAGTTTATTTCCTAAATAAAGAAGATGAAGGTGCCATGTATTGA